TCATCTCGTAgagcactctttggcctgacacgttgatctcgaatatcacctcacatgtgatcgtttcaatatgaaactcgtcaatgttgtcatggtccacaccgcttaccgacatgccaactgatttttccaaaattcgataaaatcatttctgattaaaatttaattttggtaaacaacattaaggtaaaacatgagttaaccatCATCGGGAAATagtttttgtaaatacctttgtgttttttaaatttatcttagtttgttgattttagggggagtaaatccaaaatttgaaaaatccaaaaacatcgaaaaatttcaaaaacataaaaacaatagaaaatcaaaaatgagtttcctagcGAGCAAAAGAGAgtatgatagtacatcagtggtctgtcgaaatctctttaaaccttaaatgaaatacgataagcagctctatataagatgtatcggtaggctcacaatcattttaaagtgtgcagggtgatataaatccttaatcgactgaagaccaggtgggaaccattcattggcatatggtcttagtatcgaaatttcgtttgagagattgccgaggttctgagatattcggtctttatgctgcttatcatctgggtatcatggttgtatcttttaccgaaaaataacggggacgcaagtctggatcttccatgatactatacatacgtgtacatattgcatacgacctcaataagtgatcaacaatcacatgtccaacaaaataagtgataatatatcacattcatccgggagtcaagttcgtctctctgttgtacgaaagtactgacctgttcacggacttgctcatgtgccctcatgcatatgaaaatcaagttcctcatcaataagtgattctatcacatagggcttgttttcaatcaaaataagtgagaatctcacatcatatacggtcaaacagatgataattagtatactcactggtaagatgaactctcgtgcataccttgatacgggaatgtgtcgtgtgtggatgaacaccggtctgtaagtataaatcataccttaaagtatcccctcgccatgattacatctgataagttgagcttatgtggacaacaataccgataattgttataggatgcttatctaaatgttaacttattgaacaaaaagagcgttttggtgtgaccgtacactgatatgattctcttaccctcgaaactcgcaaaaagaatgtctgtaaatatttatttactgctttcgtTTCTGTATCTTTGTATacatttatttattgttttccgtctttacttttgaaaaatgaaaaataccaaaaagattttaggtgtgttttaatataaactttataaaatccaaaaagattttgcttctagtttatttttgattgaccaatgttggaactcgagtctatcctacccaaaatcctgattttaagccggaaaacaattgcatcttcataaactGTTGAAGTTAacagattttgaaagttaaaggattaaaattgttcaatttctaaactttcaaactgttgtcggtcggtAGTTGATTGTAAAATGGTCACACATGTGTCgtttgttctcattatgcgtttagatttcttgcatgtgcatatgctaaaggcgaggagaacatattcgatgacaagcttcggaatgaagacacgacgtgaaggcactcaaaggataaagataatcgagttgccgctgacccttcatcaacaccacaaggatttGAAGAATTAATGATCgaaagattcacgagcataactcaaaggAGAGTAcattctaagggggagtttgttaacacacttcctaaatgaaatggggagtttgttgatacactttcttcttATGAAGCGTGAAGACTTTCAAATGGTGTTGTTagttttgacaagatcaattatgctcgttaaattgatcacaatcttctgagtgtTTCACAAATCTATGACAAGAAGTTCACGGttcattttgatgatgccggttgttatgtgcccAAACCTGGTTTCAGAATTCCCAAAGAATGGATTCTGTTGTCGGCTCAAATAATTAATGATTTGTATAttcttgacatgagccaagctattactacgtctgcacaagttacatgttttgtctcaaaagccactgaaaaggagtctatatcttggcacaggcGTATGACATATTCACTTGaggaaaatgaaccatttggtgaaaaataatcttgtgaatggtgtgctgATCAAGAATTTTCTTTTACAAGACGTCTGTGTAGCTTGCCAAAAGGTAAACAAGCAAAGAAGTCCCATCCAGTCCAGAAAGTCAACACTGTTAACAAGCCTCTTGAACGCCTTCATATGGAACTctttggacctatgaaacacaCGACTACTTTTGGAGATTCTTATTatttagttgtcactgatgactactcaagatttttCATGGGTAGTTGtgatggcacacaagagtgagagTCCGGAAATCCTCAAGAATCTTCTCACATTACTTGAAAATTTGTACACTTTGAAAGTAAAGAGAATCAGAAGCGACAATGtcactgaattcaagaatcaagttatggatgagttatgTACTTCTAAGGGAATTTTGCATGAATACatttctcgttatactccacaacaaaatggtgtcgctgagaggaagaatagAACGCTTATCGAGACTGCAAGAActatgttagtagagtcggagcTTCCAGTTCAGTTTTGGGGGAGGCTGTGGCTACTGCTTGTTATActttgaacagagttcttactgttaaAAGGCATGGGAAAACGTGTTTTGAATTGTTACATAAAAGGAAACCGGATGTGTCTTCCTTAGAACCTTTTGGAGCTCCAGGCACTATGATTGAACCACATGGTAAGTTTGGTCCAAAGGCTATCGAAGGTTTCTTTCTTGGATATGCTACACCAAATTTCAGAGTGTGGAATTTAACAACTAAAAAGATTGAGGAATGGggtgaagttagggttcaaaggtacactgAATCTGTGAGAGCTTCGGGTGCTCCTtggatgtttgattatgatggACTGTTTaactcctttaatctgccaactTTTGATGATTCGTCTGCAGCAGCTCAAATGTTACTTTGTGTTTGTCCTTCTTTGCTTTGGTGTGCATACTtacgtggattccgcactcgttagtGTGTTAGACAACAAGGAAGTAGGTTTAATCTTGATCCTCCAAGTGGACCtacaccacccaccaccaccaccgtcgacgccaccaccaccgctacaaccaaccaccgccgccgccacccaccggTACCTCTACCTCCACGCACCCCCCAGTCACCACCACCCGCCATCGCCGCCTCCACCACCACTCTCCGCCGCCACTACCATCCActgccgccgccacccaccaccgccgccgccacccgtAATCACTACTAtcgaccaccaccactcaccgctgattttattcATTCGTTTTTCTTCCTACCAAACAATACACCATAATAATTCATTCAATtcccacatggtaaccaaacaagacatggaatagtaatgatccattgcattctcttgtccattccattacctcgttcattccattccctcatccattccattcccccataccaaacagacccttaggtactgtttggtatgcaggaatgggaggtggaatggaatgaactattgcgatggaatgaaaaaaagtgtgtttggttggtcaacgtAATGGAATCACCTATTACATAagtcattccattccctcaaattcATTCCATCCGCTCCCCCTATTTTTTTCGATTCCATTCCCTCTCCTAGCCTACGTCACAAACACCGCCCATCACCTCCaccatctaccaccaccacctgccgtcgtcaccacccgccaccaacctccgccgaccaccaccaccgtcctcAGCCGCCACCGCCGCCAGCCGCCCGCCACCGCCATCGACTACCACCGCTGCCACCCACCTTCGCAAACCACGGCCAACACCACCACCCtccgtcgaccaccaccaccatcctccgttcCCACCACCTGCTaccgtcgaccaccaccacccatcgtcgTCGCCGCCATCCGTCaccaccgaccaccgccacccGACCTCTACCGCTACCCTCCGCCGACCACCACGTACCACCATCCTCCGCGGCCACCACTCGCTaccgtcgaccaccaccacccaccgtcgtcgccaccaccatcgccgccacctGCCACCACAGCCACCTGCCACCGCAGACCACCGCTAACCCCGACCATCGCCACCGCCACCGCTAACAACCGTCACccaccgaccaccgccacccaccaccgctaccaccgaccaccgccacccaccGCCATCCACCACCACTACCATCGACCACCGCCACCCATCGCTGCCACCGCCACTAGCCGCCACCGATCACCGCCACCACCCGTCACTGATTTAATTCATTCCTCTTTTCTTACCTACCAAACAACACAAGGTAATGATTTATTTCTTTCCtgcatggtaaccaaacaagactatGGAATGTAAtgatctatttcatttccttgtccattccattccctcatctATTTCATTCCACATgcattataatttttttattcgAACATAAAAGAATTTCTATATTTTATGATAGTTGAGATCTATAAATTGAAAAGGCATCTAATTTGAGGGGTTATAATTAAAAAATTCAGATCAGGGTTTACCCTTCGTTCTCCTCTACATATACGATGTTCGATTTTCAAGGACGCCGCAACATGCTCTATTAACTTCAGGTCAAGATGAGATATCTGATTCCGTGTCCATGTAAGCCATTTTTCGATTGCTATTTAACTTTTCGTCATTTGCTTTAGGAGTTAAACTATAATCTTTGGTATATATAGATGTATCAAAATAGCGGGTTGTTTTCAAAAGCCTCTGATCTTCGATTTTCCGTTTTCGTAATTCAAAGGAATTGCATACATAGAGTCTATCTTGATGTTTTCTAAATTTAATGTGTATGTTTTAGGATTTTCGGTTTTCTAAATTAAATGTGTTGGCTAATTGAAAACATTAATTCACGATTTGGTCTGAGGGTTTTCTGTCACGAACGTGTTCTGATTAtaaaagtatatatttttttgtgtGTTAGCCATCAATCCACTCAGGGTATACATTGATTTCACTCTAGTCCGAGGATTGGATCATAACATGTTGCTTGTTCATGGGGTATCTCTCAGGTATTGTAAATTCAAATGTCCATATCCTTGTTATATGATTTGTTTCGTTTCAGATTatgattatatattttatttttgaatgttAAATATGTACTTTGATGGTCAACCTGATACAAGTTTAATGTTCAAGTCCGATAGTTGCTTGCTAGTTGTTTTCctttaaaaatgattttttttaaattatttataatttgAATTTTGATTGAACACAGTGATGAAGAAAAGGTGGGAGACCTTTGGCATCCTGAGAATCAGATGGCACCATTCACACTACTGGACCTATGGGTACTATTAAAggtttgaaattttatttttcaagaatattttatttttcttgctTCTGCATGCTCTAATTCaaataattttgttaattaaCAATGGTATTGCGCTACGTCACTCGGTTGTTTAACTTGCCATTACATGTACTATTTTGTAATTTCTGAGTGTGATAATGAATCTGATTACACTGTTACTCTATATATCAAGTTACATCATGGAAACACTAATACTCTTCCGACTTTCGTACAAACAGAATCTTCAATCCAACAACAAATCTCAAATTGCGCTGAAAATCAATATTAACAATGAGTCATAAACGCCCACCTCTTGGACCGAGTCGACTTCAAAGATCAAGGTATACTAGATACTCAATTTCTAAATACGATTATCATGCACTAGTTTATGTCCTTTTATGTTCAGTTTCACTAAATATGTTTTTATTGTTCATAAAGAACTTACACTTTGAACTCAATTGATCAAATCTGGGCTTTAACATAACAAAACTTGATCTTTTCATATAATGTGATCCGTACTCTTATATCAACAAttattttttgtttaatttttcCTTATTTTCTCAAATAGAATATTTTAATCAAAAGGATCAAAATCCAACTATGAAATATTCAataataattaattatttattatctATTTGTTTGATGGATTTTATAAATGCGAAGtcaatataaagatcattaaatTTATCCATTCATTAGGTTACAATCGTCATTTAAAAATGCGAAATCAGTTTTGGTTACTGAAGTTATAATTTAGTTTGCAAAATGAGCTGTTGTGATCTGTATGATGAATCAACAACGCATTCAACACTTGGATTCTCACATGAAAGGTTTAGTGGTTTACTTATTTTTACGGAAGTTGGTGCTCTTTTTACTAGCTTACCTTTTCTGGTTGGTTAGAAATCAACAATATGCCCTTATCGGTGCTTTAGAGAGGGTCACATAAGCAAATTTACAAATAGCCTTAATGCCTTTAGAGGTTCCTTTCTACATTTTTTGCATAACATGTGGAAATTTTCATTTACCAGGAGCTCGAGTTATAATTGTTCTTTTACAAGTTAAGGAATGGTGACTACTAGAAGTATGGTGAGAAAACTAACGAAGTCGGGCACTTCTGACGATGATACTTCAGGATCATGGTTAAGCTTTAACGATGATCTGTTGCTATTAATTTTGATGCATCTTGGATTTTTTGATTATGTTGCTTTAAGTGGCGTGTGCAAGGCATGGAGATCGATTGCGTTCTCTAACTGGAATAAGTTTATGATGTCAAAACAACCCATGTATTTATCTATCAGCTCTGATCTAATATTTCATAAAGATTGCTACATACACGACCACACAAGAAGAAAGTTGAAGACCATAATTCCCCATTCTAGTGCCAGGATGTGTATTGGAGTAAATTGCGGTTACTTGATATTTTTTAGAGGAAAACCAGTGACTTCTGGCATGTGAATCCCTTCACAAGGAAGGAACTTCATTCCCTGATTTCTCCGATGCTATAAGTAATATGTCAGCAAGCAAAAAGGGTATTCTTGTCTATTCACATGCAATGTCTGGGTGGGTGTTTGTGATAATCACCTATCAATGTAATTCCACTGGCTTAGCTTTCTCTTTAGCTGGTAAACAATCCGAATGGAGATATATCTCTTGCAATCCCCCTATCCTTGATCTACACTTTTTCAAGGGAAAAATATATACGATACACACCATGAGTCAGTTATATGAATTCAGGCTTAATCCAGTTCCTACCTTTATCCCACAAAAAATGAAGAATTTCTCGCTGTTACACGTCAGATATAGGAACTTTATAAGTTCAGGTGAAAAACTTTATGTGATGACTAAAGTAAATAATGATTTTGATACTCTTGAAGTTGATTTTGATGAAATGAGATGGGTGAATTCGGAAAAGACAATAGCAGAATATAAACTTTTTGTAAGTGACTTGAAGTGTGATGCTGCTATTAGGCCCGATCCATGGGCCCACCCTTGGACACAGTACGGGAGGATTAATCACGCTGATTATGGCAATCAAAGTAAGGAGAAGGGCAAATGTTTGACTACATACATGTGGTACTTCCCCCATGATTGCTTGATTGATAACAACGCTGGTTCGTTCTCCTTTTTTATTTTAAGATTATTATAATGTTACAGTTGTTGATCTGGATTTACATATGTTCAACATTTTCGAAAGTTCTTATTTTCATAAGGGGTGGTTGGTTGGGTAAAAATTCCATCAAATTTCCTCACTTTTTTTTTCACATTCCTTGGGTAGATTTCTTAAACATGCATAACATAATAATTGCTACAATATCTATGACAAATAGGTTTAATTTGTGTCGTCTAACTAGATAAGAACCAAAGTAACAAATACTATGAATCTGTGATTGAATAATTGTAAGTTCCTGCTTTGTTTGTTCAACTAATGGATTCTGTTTGTTTCATCAGATACGGTGAATGGTGCTTTGCTGAATATTCTTGACGAGTAGAGCAAGAAAGTGGGTAAATCTTCTTCTGGTAGTTCAAGTAAATGCATGCGAAGATGAAAAGAACAGTAAACATATTAGTTGTAATGTGGGAAACTAGTTGAACTTGAAAGTTGTAATTGACTAATTGTGAGTTTAAGATGGTGACAAGTTTGCACTTTTCTTGTCTTTGGTTCTTCGCTCTCAAGCAAAGGGTCTTGTTGTCTTTGGATTCTTAGTTCTCAAGCGAAGGGTGTTTAGGAATGTGTTTTATTTTGCCTTTGCGGTTTTGTTTGGCATtgattatatattaaaaaataattatacaaGTGCGTAACATGTTATAGTGTTGTTTGTAATGAATAACTTGTTTCATTTTTAGAGTGCATTCTGAATCGTGGACATCTTAgttcacctttctatctttttaTCTTGGGACACTTTGAAGCAACAATGGCTAGATGCGATTGTTACAATAAAAATTTAGTGTCTCCACATACAAATTTTATTATGCAGTTTGTGACTATGGGCAAGTTGTTAATGTTCTAGCCGTTTTAATGGGTATAAAGGGCTTATGACCAAATTAGTAAAGATTTTAATAACTTAGTTTTAGAAAACGCGCATGAGGCAATGAAAAGTACCAGCAAAATGCCCAAATGTGTGTGAGGTAAAGGGATGCCTTGAAGTAATTCGAAATATGTAACTCTTATAATatataaaagagttaattgcacaaatcgtccctgaggtttgggcaggtttgttattttcgtccaaaatgacacttttgtacctaATTGCCCCAAACGTTTGTAACTTTTGCCATTTttatccaaaccactaacttagtttctttactcaagccactcagaataaatattagttagttaccctcataatcttaattaaataaatattttatttctaccaacatatttcctagttgctcaacacatttaaaaaatatgtaacgttttacaattttttttctatctctacaactgataaatagtaaaagttgtaatcgagtgttgcacaccaatgacgttttctctttataaaactgatttatacaaagaagctgtaaattaatttctgtcttaatttataaaagagtaaaatgcaagGATAGTCgatgtggtttggtgaaatttcacctttagtccccaacttttcaaaattacactcttagtccctgtggtttgacaagttgtcactcggatagtccccaaagcggatggaGGATAGTTTTCTGGTTAAGTGagtgtgaaatgacaaggactatctgagtaacaacttgtcaaaccaaagggactatccgagtaacaacttgtcaaactacagggactatccaagtaaccttcatccgctttagggactatccgagtaacaacttgtcaaaccacagggactaagagtgtaattctgaaaagttggggactaaaggtgaaatttcaccaaaccacagggactatccgtgcattttactctttataaaatttaaaacatccttcaccttaactagaaaaaataaactgagttagtaATTTGgatgaaaaattataaaaattatgtgacaaaactattaattttttttctaaaaactccatgtatattcttttttattatatatgtaacaaaaataattaaataaaagaaattaaaaagggtttgagtaaattgtcaaaatcgtcccttATGTTGCTTTCGCTGGAGATAAAGGCGgttacatcactggagaaggaatgctttcaaatggtgttgttagttttgacaagatcaattatgcccgtcaaattgatcacaatcttcttagtgtttcacAAATCTATGACAAGAAGTTCACGAttcattttgatgatgccggttgttatgtgccgAAACCTGGTTTCAAAATTCCCAAAGAATGGATTCTGTTGTCGGCTCCAATAATTAATGATTTGTATAttcttgacatgagccaagctattaatACGTCTGCACAAGTTAcatgttttgtctcaaaagcgactgaaaaggagtctatatcttggcacaggcCTATGACATATTCACTTGaggaaaatgaaccatttggtgaaaaataatcttttGAATGGTGTGCTGATCAAGAATTTTCTTTTACAAGACGTCTGTGTAGCTTGCCAAAAGGGAAACAAGCAAAGAAGTCCCATCCAGTCCAGAAAGTCAACACCGTTAACAAGCCTCTTGAACGCCTTCATATGGAACTctttggacctatgaaacacaCGACTACTTTTGGAGATtcttattgtttagttgtcactgatgactactcaagatttttCATGGGTAGTTGtgatggcacacaagagtgagagTCTGGAAATCCTCAAGAATCTTCTCACATTACTTAAAAATTTGTACACTTTGAAAGTAAAGAGAATCAGAAGCGACAATGtcactgaattcaagaatcaagttatggatgagttatgTACTTCTAAGGGAATTCTGCATGAATACatttctcgttatactccacaacaaaatggtgtcgctgagaggaagaatagAACGCTTATCGAGACTGCAAGAActatgttagtagagtcggagcTTCCAGTTCAGTTTTGGGGGAGGCTGTGGCTACTGTTTGTTATActttgaacagagttcttactgttaaAAGGCATGGGAAAACGTGTTTTGAATTGTTACATAAAAGGAAACCGGATGTGTCTTCCTTAGAACCTTTTGGAGCTCCAGGCACTATGATTGAACCACATGGTAAGTTTGGTCCAAAGGCTATCGAAGGTTTCTTTCTTGGATATGCTACACCAAATTTCAGAGTGTGGAATTTAACAACTAAAAAGATTGAGGAATGGggtgaagttagggttcaaaggtacactgAATCTGTGAGAGCTTCGGGTGCTCCTtggatgtttgattatgatggacttggtttcgacacggttaggtccggctcaagcctgactgttgatacactttgtgtggatgCGACTCGGCTtggttcgactcggctcggtacgacttggtttcgacacggttaggtccggctcaagcccgacgtcacgacattcctccgtcgtgcgccccagagctcgacacgcgaagcacggagagccgcgaacAAGT
This is a stretch of genomic DNA from Helianthus annuus cultivar XRQ/B chromosome 16, HanXRQr2.0-SUNRISE, whole genome shotgun sequence. It encodes these proteins:
- the LOC110916379 gene encoding uncharacterized protein LOC110916379, translating into MSASKKGILVYSHAMSGWVFVIITYQCNSTGLAFSLAGKQSEWRYISCNPPILDLHFFKGKIYTIHTMSQLYEFRLNPVPTFIPQKMKNFSLLHVRYRNFISSGEKLYVMTKVNNDFDTLEVDFDEMRWVNSEKTIAEYKLFVSDLKCDAAIRPDPWAHPWTQYGRINHADYGNQSKEKGKCLTTYMWYFPHDCLIDNNADTVNGALLNILDE
- the LOC110919797 gene encoding heterogeneous nuclear ribonucleoprotein A1-like, whose product is MVVRGGRRRVAVEVGWRWSVVTDGGDDDGWWWSTVAGGGNGGWWWWSTEGGGVGRGLRRWVAAVVVDGGGGRLAAEEKRMNKISGEWWWSIVVITGGGGGGGWRRQWMVVAAESGGGGGDGGWW